One genomic segment of Sphingobacteriales bacterium includes these proteins:
- the smpB gene encoding SsrA-binding protein SmpB — protein METKKPTNNKKSISGSTAISGNKTTKPKQTAIAETYKIRASNKRAHFEYFFIEKYKAGIILSGTEVKSVKSGKLNMSDAYCFFKDSELWVKNLHISEYERGGVYNHEPKNARKLLLNKRELKRLEQKIKERGLTIVPIEVLETERGYIKLEIALAKGKKAYDKRDSIKEKDQRRDFDRQASHND, from the coding sequence ATGGAAACAAAAAAACCAACTAACAACAAAAAATCAATATCGGGGTCAACAGCAATTTCCGGAAATAAAACCACCAAGCCCAAGCAAACTGCTATTGCCGAAACCTATAAAATACGTGCCTCTAATAAGCGCGCCCATTTCGAGTACTTTTTTATCGAAAAATACAAGGCCGGAATTATACTATCGGGCACCGAAGTAAAATCGGTTAAATCTGGCAAACTGAATATGAGCGATGCTTATTGCTTTTTTAAAGATAGTGAACTTTGGGTTAAAAATTTACACATATCTGAATACGAGCGGGGAGGCGTTTATAACCACGAACCAAAAAATGCCCGGAAATTATTGCTTAACAAACGCGAATTAAAACGTTTAGAGCAAAAAATTAAAGAGCGCGGTTTGACCATTGTGCCGATTGAAGTACTTGAAACCGAGCGCGGCTATATAAAATTAGAAATTGCCTTAGCCAAAGGTAAAAAAGCCTACGATAAACGCGACAGTATTAAAGAAAAAGACCAACGCCGCGATTTTGACCGTCAAGCCAGCCATAACGACTAA
- the gldF gene encoding gliding motility-associated ABC transporter permease subunit GldF gives MLTIFRKEINLFFSSLIGYIALVIFLVITGLFLWVFPETNLLDYGYASLEQLFLLAPWVFMLLIPAISMRSLAEEVNLGTFEILATKPVTDWQIVLGKYFAALFLAIFAILPTFIYFYTAYQLGSPVGNIDTGAAIGSYLGLVFLAAAFCAMGIFASALTANQIVAFLLAVFLCFIFYQGFDYFSALNLFYGKADYFIQQLGINAHYNAISRGVADTRDILYFISLSGCFLYLTKMVLESRKW, from the coding sequence ATGCTTACCATTTTCAGAAAGGAGATTAACCTTTTTTTTAGCTCGCTAATTGGCTACATAGCGTTGGTTATATTTTTAGTTATTACGGGGTTATTTCTATGGGTTTTCCCTGAAACAAACCTGCTCGATTATGGCTATGCCAGTTTAGAACAACTGTTTTTATTGGCCCCGTGGGTATTTATGTTGTTAATTCCGGCAATTTCAATGCGCTCATTGGCCGAAGAAGTAAATTTGGGTACTTTCGAAATTTTAGCCACCAAACCCGTTACCGATTGGCAAATTGTGTTGGGTAAATATTTTGCCGCCTTGTTTTTAGCTATTTTTGCCATTTTGCCTACATTCATATACTTTTACACGGCTTATCAATTAGGGTCGCCGGTGGGTAATATAGATACTGGTGCTGCTATTGGCTCGTATTTAGGTTTAGTATTTTTGGCTGCTGCTTTTTGTGCTATGGGCATATTTGCATCGGCTTTAACGGCCAACCAAATAGTAGCTTTTTTATTGGCTGTTTTTTTGTGTTTTATTTTTTATCAAGGATTTGACTATTTTAGTGCGTTAAATTTATTTTACGGCAAAGCCGATTATTTTATTCAACAATTAGGCATTAATGCGCATTATAATGCTATTAGCAGAGGCGTTGCCGACACGCGCGACATTTTGTACTTCATTTCTTTATCCGGATGTTTTTTATACCTAACTAAAATGGTGCTCGAAAGTCGTAAGTGGTAA
- the queA gene encoding tRNA preQ1(34) S-adenosylmethionine ribosyltransferase-isomerase QueA: MKLSEFDFNLPDELIAQYPTENRHDSRLMVVHRKTGLIEHKKFTDILNYFEDGDSMIINNTKVFAARLYGRKEKTNAEIEVFMLRELNAKERLWDVLVEPARKIRVGNKLYFNTDKIQTDLVAEVIDNTTSRGRTIRFIFPGDDEAFKAELARLGQAPLPRYIKRPVEDLDYERYQTVFAKEVGAVAAPTAGLHFSKELMKRLEIKGINFAEVTLHVGLGTFRRIEVEDLSKHKMEAEYFKIPEKAAAIVNKSKETGHKVCAIGTTSMRTSESSVSAQNLLKPAEGWTNLFIHPPYDFHIADCLLTNFHLPKTSLLILVVTYAGYDLMMKAYKEAIEHKYRFYSYGDAMLII; encoded by the coding sequence ATGAAATTATCAGAATTTGATTTTAATTTACCTGACGAACTTATAGCCCAATACCCCACCGAAAACCGCCACGACTCGAGGTTAATGGTTGTTCATAGGAAAACGGGCTTAATTGAACATAAAAAATTTACGGATATTTTAAACTATTTTGAAGATGGCGACTCGATGATTATAAATAACACGAAGGTATTTGCTGCAAGGTTATATGGCCGGAAAGAAAAAACAAACGCCGAAATTGAGGTTTTTATGCTGCGCGAATTAAATGCCAAAGAACGCCTTTGGGATGTGTTAGTTGAGCCTGCCCGTAAAATTAGGGTAGGTAATAAACTTTATTTTAATACCGACAAAATTCAAACCGACCTTGTTGCCGAAGTAATAGACAATACTACCTCGAGAGGGCGCACCATACGGTTCATTTTTCCGGGCGATGATGAGGCTTTTAAAGCCGAGCTTGCCCGCTTAGGGCAGGCCCCCCTGCCTCGATATATAAAACGCCCGGTAGAAGATTTAGACTACGAACGCTACCAAACCGTTTTTGCCAAAGAAGTTGGTGCCGTAGCCGCCCCTACCGCCGGCTTGCACTTTAGCAAAGAACTTATGAAACGTTTGGAAATTAAAGGCATTAATTTTGCCGAAGTAACCCTACACGTAGGCTTAGGTACATTTAGACGCATTGAGGTTGAAGACCTCTCTAAACATAAAATGGAAGCCGAGTACTTTAAAATTCCGGAAAAAGCTGCCGCCATTGTAAACAAATCAAAAGAAACAGGCCACAAAGTTTGTGCTATCGGCACTACTTCAATGCGTACCAGCGAGTCGAGCGTTTCGGCGCAAAACCTTTTAAAACCAGCCGAAGGATGGACCAACCTTTTTATTCACCCGCCTTACGATTTTCATATTGCCGACTGCTTGCTTACTAATTTTCACTTGCCTAAAACAAGTTTGCTAATTTTAGTTGTTACCTATGCAGGCTACGATTTAATGATGAAAGCCTACAAAGAGGCCATTGAACATAAATACCGGTTTTATAGTTACGGTGATGCTATGCTAATTATATAA
- a CDS encoding DUF58 domain-containing protein, with the protein MNTQIIQPQHLHRLDNLELLAEQVVEGFIIGLHKSPFHGFSVEFAEHRLYNPGDAIKNIDWKVYARTDKIFSKRYEEETNLRCRIVIDVSSSMYFPEEAGQKNQPGINKLQFSIVAASALMYMLKKQRDAVGLTIFSDEVKFHTRARSTTAHHKLLETTLIQHLNQNNRNRATAAARCLHQIADNIHKRSMVVIFSDMFETAQNPDEIFSALQHLRYNKHEVVLFHVTDNKREIDFEFENRPYVFVDMESGEEVKLQPNQVKDYYQQQMYQFLQTLKLRCSQFRIDLVPTDINLDFSQVLLPYLVKRSKMQV; encoded by the coding sequence ATGAATACACAAATTATTCAACCCCAACATTTACACCGCCTCGATAACTTAGAGTTGCTGGCAGAGCAAGTAGTAGAAGGGTTTATAATTGGGCTGCATAAAAGCCCATTCCACGGTTTTTCGGTAGAGTTTGCCGAACACCGCCTCTATAACCCCGGAGACGCGATTAAAAATATTGACTGGAAAGTATATGCCCGCACCGATAAAATTTTTTCAAAACGCTACGAAGAAGAAACAAACCTGCGCTGCCGTATTGTAATTGATGTGTCAAGTTCTATGTATTTTCCGGAGGAAGCAGGGCAAAAAAATCAGCCCGGAATTAACAAATTGCAGTTTTCCATAGTAGCGGCATCAGCGCTAATGTATATGCTTAAAAAGCAACGCGATGCCGTTGGGCTAACCATCTTCTCTGACGAGGTAAAATTTCATACCCGCGCCCGCTCCACAACTGCCCACCATAAACTGCTCGAAACTACTTTAATTCAACACCTAAACCAAAATAACCGCAACCGCGCTACCGCCGCCGCCCGCTGCCTGCACCAAATTGCCGACAATATTCATAAACGCTCTATGGTGGTTATTTTTAGCGATATGTTTGAAACAGCACAAAACCCCGATGAAATTTTTTCGGCACTACAACACTTGCGCTATAATAAACACGAGGTAGTACTTTTTCATGTAACCGACAACAAACGCGAAATTGATTTTGAGTTTGAAAATCGCCCTTACGTTTTTGTTGATATGGAAAGCGGCGAAGAGGTAAAACTACAACCCAACCAGGTAAAAGACTATTACCAGCAACAGATGTACCAGTTTTTACAAACACTAAAACTGCGATGCAGCCAATTCCGGATAGATTTAGTGCCAACCGATATTAACCTCGATTTTTCGCAAGTATTATTGCCCTATTTGGTTAAACGCAGCAAAATGCAAGTCTAA
- a CDS encoding DUF547 domain-containing protein — translation MFFDEADALFGKYVGNGRVAYSALKKDQTDLNRLLGIIANADLSKADSKTKQAFYINAYNILVIKNVLDHNIPASPLDVKDFFSAANFKVAQKTTSLDNLEKNMLFGLQRDARFHFVLVCAAIGCPQLVNFAYKPNKLEAQLTQQTRRAINDNSFIQVNTKAKTVAISKIFEWYASDFGTNALQYINQYRNNPIPADYKLSFYEYNWKLNKQ, via the coding sequence ATGTTTTTTGACGAAGCCGATGCCCTTTTTGGCAAATACGTAGGTAATGGTCGGGTGGCATATAGTGCCTTAAAAAAGGATCAAACAGACCTTAACCGTTTATTGGGTATAATTGCAAACGCCGACCTTAGCAAAGCCGACAGCAAAACAAAACAGGCCTTTTACATTAATGCCTATAATATTTTAGTTATTAAAAATGTACTTGACCACAATATTCCTGCCTCGCCTTTAGACGTAAAAGATTTTTTTAGTGCGGCCAATTTTAAGGTTGCCCAAAAAACAACAAGTTTAGATAATTTAGAAAAAAATATGCTTTTTGGCCTCCAACGCGATGCTCGTTTTCATTTTGTTTTGGTTTGCGCCGCAATTGGCTGCCCGCAATTAGTAAATTTTGCCTACAAACCCAACAAACTCGAGGCGCAACTTACCCAACAAACCCGCCGCGCCATAAACGACAATAGTTTTATTCAGGTAAACACAAAAGCTAAAACCGTTGCCATATCAAAAATTTTTGAGTGGTACGCTAGCGATTTTGGCACCAATGCCTTACAATATATCAATCAATACCGCAACAACCCCATACCTGCCGATTATAAATTAAGTTTCTACGAATATAACTGGAAGCTCAACAAGCAGTAG
- the cysQ gene encoding 3'(2'),5'-bisphosphate nucleotidase CysQ, protein MHTYQDQTTLNKINRIALAAGDIILSHYAQTNRAIEIKLDQSPVTAADKAANEYIVKELQILFPDIPVVAEESPLPEWPIRKNWQLFWLVDPLDGTKEYITRNGQFTVNIALIYNQLPILGVVYAPVLRELFCGTAILGSFRQQIPTGTSHSIEENLNLTRIEAKPPEKGQPIIIIASRSHLNPETEAYIASLKQSFEANQTYEILNVGSSLKFCRLAQGQAHVYPRLSPTMEWDTAAGHAIAIFAGAYLFSHPNRTQPFVYNKLNLTNGDFVVSVLQI, encoded by the coding sequence ATGCATACATATCAAGACCAAACTACGTTAAATAAAATAAATCGAATTGCTTTAGCGGCTGGAGATATTATTTTAAGTCATTACGCCCAAACAAATAGAGCCATAGAAATAAAACTCGACCAGTCGCCGGTAACCGCTGCCGACAAAGCTGCCAACGAATACATAGTAAAAGAGTTACAAATCTTATTTCCGGATATTCCGGTTGTTGCCGAAGAAAGTCCATTGCCCGAATGGCCTATCCGGAAGAATTGGCAACTTTTTTGGCTTGTCGATCCTTTAGATGGCACCAAAGAGTATATTACCCGCAATGGCCAGTTTACTGTAAATATTGCCTTAATTTACAATCAACTGCCAATATTGGGCGTAGTATATGCCCCGGTTTTGCGTGAATTGTTTTGTGGTACTGCCATATTAGGTAGTTTTAGGCAACAAATACCAACTGGCACAAGTCATAGTATAGAAGAAAATCTTAACCTTACACGTATTGAGGCAAAACCACCTGAAAAGGGGCAACCTATAATAATTATAGCCAGTCGCTCGCATTTAAACCCCGAAACGGAGGCTTATATTGCCAGCCTCAAACAAAGTTTTGAAGCCAACCAAACCTACGAAATATTAAATGTTGGCAGCTCGTTAAAATTTTGCCGCCTCGCACAAGGGCAGGCACATGTTTACCCGCGCCTAAGCCCCACAATGGAATGGGACACAGCCGCAGGCCACGCTATTGCAATTTTTGCAGGTGCATACCTTTTTAGCCACCCAAACCGCACGCAACCTTTTGTTTACAACAAATTAAACTTAACAAATGGCGATTTTGTGGTTTCTGTGTTACAAATTTAA
- a CDS encoding ABC transporter permease, with protein sequence MLQKIAVFFQIIGEGFAQALQALWGNPLRAFLSALGIAIGIFCVISVLMLIDSLEQSIRKSFSRLGSDLIFIHQFPWDGGHGRWWEYMKRPQPSYRDYLALRERANLTEDVAIRVVIQGQALKYRDNIIENAPLGAATQEFADIMRFEFESGRWFSSNESAVGNDVIVLGHRLAEELFPNITDPLGLQVRFMGQQLTLVGILKKEGKSLTGDGVDGIAFVPYNFARRYLDVDSEQLMPLIVARPKAGIPLSEVEDQLSHVLRTSRRLKPTAEDNFALNRSSLFDQFIASIFGVINAAGWLIGAFSILVGGFGIANIMFVSVRERTGQIGIKKSLGARNYFILLEFLIEAVFLSIIGGIAGLFFVQGLAWLGNTMIDSFTLILSSKNVITALILSTAIGVVSGIVPAIQAARMNPVDAIRQN encoded by the coding sequence ATGCTGCAAAAAATAGCTGTTTTTTTCCAAATAATTGGCGAGGGGTTTGCACAAGCCTTGCAAGCTCTTTGGGGTAATCCTTTAAGAGCCTTTTTATCGGCTTTGGGCATTGCAATTGGCATTTTTTGTGTTATATCGGTATTAATGCTTATTGATAGCCTTGAGCAAAGCATCCGGAAATCGTTCTCGCGCTTAGGCTCTGATTTAATTTTTATTCACCAATTCCCTTGGGACGGTGGGCATGGCCGTTGGTGGGAGTACATGAAACGCCCCCAGCCATCGTACCGCGACTATTTAGCTCTGCGCGAACGCGCTAACCTTACCGAAGATGTGGCCATTAGGGTAGTTATTCAAGGGCAAGCACTTAAATACCGCGATAATATAATTGAAAATGCCCCCTTAGGCGCCGCTACTCAAGAGTTTGCCGACATTATGCGCTTCGAGTTTGAAAGTGGCCGGTGGTTTAGCAGCAACGAGTCGGCAGTAGGTAATGACGTTATTGTGTTAGGGCACCGCTTAGCCGAAGAGCTTTTTCCTAATATTACCGACCCGCTTGGACTGCAAGTGCGTTTTATGGGGCAGCAACTTACTTTAGTGGGTATTTTAAAAAAAGAAGGCAAAAGCCTTACCGGAGATGGAGTTGATGGCATTGCTTTTGTACCCTATAATTTTGCCCGCCGCTATTTAGACGTTGATAGCGAACAACTAATGCCATTAATTGTTGCCCGGCCAAAGGCTGGCATTCCGCTAAGCGAGGTCGAAGACCAGCTAAGCCATGTTTTGCGCACCAGCCGAAGACTAAAACCTACTGCCGAAGATAATTTTGCCCTTAATCGCTCTAGTTTGTTCGACCAATTTATAGCTTCTATTTTTGGTGTTATAAATGCCGCCGGATGGTTAATTGGTGCCTTTTCAATACTTGTAGGTGGGTTTGGCATAGCCAATATTATGTTTGTATCTGTACGCGAGCGCACCGGCCAAATTGGCATTAAAAAATCGTTAGGTGCACGCAATTATTTTATTTTACTCGAATTTTTAATCGAAGCGGTGTTTTTATCTATCATTGGTGGCATAGCTGGCTTGTTTTTTGTACAAGGCTTGGCATGGCTTGGCAATACAATGATAGATAGTTTTACCTTGATTTTAAGTTCCAAAAATGTGATTACCGCCCTAATACTGTCCACGGCAATTGGGGTTGTATCCGGAATTGTGCCGGCTATACAAGCCGCCCGCATGAACCCCGTTGACGCAATTAGGCAAAATTAA
- a CDS encoding NAD(P)/FAD-dependent oxidoreductase — MQHIAIIGNGIAGITAARYVRKLNGNCQITVISAETNHFFARTALMYIYMGHLTYAQTKPYEDNFWQKNRIDLLNGYVKYINTNANTLYLSDNRQLNYHKLLIATGSKPNFGNWSGHNLPGVQGLYSYQDLELLEKNTNPTPQHAVIVGGGLIGIELAEMLHSRGIQLSLLVREANYWGNILPPQESEIVAQQIQQRGIRLKLNTQLAAINPNATTGRVGSVTTTNNETIFCDFVGLTAGVQPNIGFLQDSNIATDKGVLVNHYLNTNIPNIFAAGDCAQFIEPLPNRNAIEQVWYTGLRQGATAAYNLCGYNLPYQPRLWFNSAKFFDLEYQIYGKISANPNSQTEQQLFWQHATKPICLRLAIIPQTQILIGISSIGMRLNHDVCEQWITDKRNLLQILPLLHEANFNPEFYANYYPDIVKKWQVLLQ, encoded by the coding sequence ATGCAACATATTGCCATTATTGGTAACGGCATTGCCGGTATTACTGCTGCCCGGTACGTACGAAAACTTAACGGCAACTGCCAAATTACCGTCATATCTGCCGAAACTAATCATTTTTTTGCCCGAACAGCCCTAATGTACATTTACATGGGGCATTTAACTTACGCCCAAACCAAACCCTATGAAGATAATTTTTGGCAAAAAAATCGCATTGACCTGCTAAATGGCTATGTAAAATACATAAATACCAACGCCAACACCCTGTATTTAAGCGATAATAGGCAACTAAACTACCATAAATTGCTAATTGCCACCGGCTCGAAGCCCAATTTTGGGAATTGGTCAGGGCATAACTTGCCGGGCGTTCAAGGTCTTTACAGCTACCAAGACCTTGAACTGTTAGAAAAAAATACCAATCCAACCCCCCAACATGCCGTAATTGTAGGGGGCGGCCTAATAGGCATTGAGTTAGCCGAAATGCTGCATAGCCGTGGTATTCAACTTAGTTTATTGGTGCGCGAAGCCAATTATTGGGGCAATATTTTACCGCCCCAAGAATCCGAAATAGTAGCCCAGCAAATACAACAACGGGGCATTAGGTTAAAACTTAATACACAGTTAGCCGCGATTAACCCCAATGCCACCACAGGCCGCGTAGGCTCGGTTACCACCACCAATAACGAAACAATTTTTTGTGATTTTGTTGGTTTAACGGCGGGCGTACAACCCAATATTGGCTTTTTGCAAGATAGTAATATAGCTACCGATAAAGGTGTTTTGGTAAATCACTATTTAAACACTAATATACCCAATATATTTGCCGCCGGCGACTGCGCCCAATTTATTGAGCCTTTGCCCAACCGTAATGCTATAGAGCAAGTTTGGTATACCGGCCTACGGCAAGGCGCTACGGCTGCCTATAATTTATGTGGTTACAATTTACCTTATCAGCCAAGGCTGTGGTTTAACTCGGCCAAGTTTTTTGACCTTGAATATCAAATTTATGGCAAAATAAGCGCAAACCCTAATTCACAAACCGAGCAACAGTTGTTTTGGCAGCACGCTACTAAACCTATTTGTTTGAGGCTGGCAATAATTCCCCAAACGCAAATACTTATTGGAATTTCTAGCATAGGGATGCGCCTTAATCATGATGTTTGTGAGCAGTGGATAACTGATAAACGGAACTTGCTTCAGATTTTACCTTTATTGCACGAAGCCAATTTTAATCCGGAATTTTATGCAAATTATTATCCGGATATAGTAAAAAAATGGCAGGTCTTGCTTCAGTAA
- a CDS encoding M20/M25/M40 family metallo-hydrolase, with product MLPFDSIINNDSVAFLERYLNNTSPTGYEWRGQQLWLDYIKPYIDTYQVDNYGTAYCIINPDAPYRVVIEAHADEISWYVNYITEDGYIYIIRNGGSDHMIAPSKRVQIHTRDGRIVPGVFGWPAIHLRQDESSFRTDLHNLFIDVGCKKREEVEALGIHVGCVVTYPDPFMELNNRYFVGRALDNRLGGFVIAQVARLLKENNIKLPYGLYIVNSVQEEVGLRGAQMIVETIRPHVAIVTDVTHDTTTPMLSRTRHGDYACGKGPVLSYAPAIQNKLLDLMVNTAQTNDIPFQREANYRSTGTDADAFAFATGGVVTGLLSLPLKYMHTTVEMADKEDVANTIRLYYHTLQNIESGHDFKYIK from the coding sequence ATGTTGCCTTTTGACTCTATAATTAACAACGATTCGGTGGCATTTTTAGAACGCTACCTAAACAACACCTCCCCAACAGGCTACGAGTGGCGCGGCCAACAACTTTGGCTTGACTATATTAAACCTTATATTGATACCTATCAGGTTGATAATTATGGCACAGCCTATTGCATTATTAATCCGGATGCACCCTACCGCGTAGTTATAGAGGCCCATGCCGACGAAATATCGTGGTATGTAAATTACATAACCGAAGACGGCTATATTTATATTATCCGGAATGGCGGAAGCGACCACATGATTGCACCGTCTAAAAGAGTACAAATACATACCCGCGATGGCCGCATTGTTCCGGGTGTATTTGGTTGGCCGGCCATACATTTGCGCCAAGATGAATCTTCATTTAGAACCGATTTACATAATCTTTTTATTGATGTAGGCTGTAAAAAACGCGAAGAAGTTGAGGCGTTAGGTATTCATGTTGGCTGTGTGGTTACCTACCCCGACCCCTTTATGGAGCTAAACAACCGCTATTTTGTGGGTCGCGCCTTAGATAATCGCTTAGGTGGCTTTGTAATTGCACAGGTCGCTCGGCTGTTAAAAGAAAACAATATTAAACTGCCTTATGGTTTATATATTGTTAATTCGGTTCAAGAGGAGGTTGGCCTTAGGGGCGCGCAAATGATTGTTGAAACCATACGCCCGCATGTGGCCATTGTTACCGATGTAACCCACGATACCACAACCCCTATGCTTAGTCGAACCCGCCATGGCGACTATGCCTGCGGTAAAGGCCCTGTGCTTTCGTATGCGCCGGCTATACAAAACAAACTCCTCGATTTAATGGTAAATACCGCCCAAACTAACGATATACCTTTTCAGCGCGAAGCAAACTACCGCTCAACCGGCACCGATGCCGATGCTTTTGCCTTTGCCACAGGTGGTGTAGTAACAGGGCTTTTGTCCTTGCCGCTTAAATATATGCACACCACCGTTGAAATGGCCGATAAAGAAGACGTAGCCAATACAATACGTTTGTATTACCATACCTTGCAAAATATAGAAAGTGGCCACGATTTTAAATATATTAAATAA
- a CDS encoding glycerol-3-phosphate dehydrogenase/oxidase translates to MCKPVLLNTTKRSLLMQQLQNTVFDVVVIGGGITGAGIALDAAARGLKVALLEKQDFAAGTSSRSTKLIHGGLRYLKNLEFGLVREVGTERAILHRNAPHIVHAQKMLLPIYRNGSLGKHTTSLGLWLYDKLAGVVPAERRSMLTANTTLAAEPLLQARNLLGGGLYYEYQTDDARLTIEVLKTAAKHKAVVLNYLKVEKYHYYQQQINGLTATCQITGQTVNVSAHCVVNAGGPWADRLRALDGALSKKQLQLTKGVHIVVPRHRLPLQQAIYADTPYADGRMFFAIPRGNTAYIGTTDTNYDGSLTNPQVTQADIAYLIGALQAVFPDAQLTQADIVSSWAGLRPLIYEQGKSPSELSRKDEIFISQNGLITIAGGKLTGYRKMAERVVDKVMIRLHRQHQCAIRLSGTKTLRLSGSFSRQAQNLNDLTQYYLAHYQEIAGLTETTVKSLVEKYGGNTRHILRSLKCATFHPEKPLNERILLSELRYCVLREMVTTPADFLIRRTSRLYFERETCPYLLPLVINELASILQYTPAQKQQALMAWQKQYEAVLKFDDKDDTAINFEKFDLMIELEK, encoded by the coding sequence CTTGTTGATGCAACAATTACAAAATACCGTTTTTGATGTTGTGGTGATTGGTGGTGGTATTACCGGTGCCGGTATAGCTTTAGATGCCGCCGCCCGGGGTCTAAAAGTTGCCTTGCTTGAGAAACAAGATTTTGCCGCCGGCACCAGTAGCCGCTCAACAAAGCTTATTCATGGCGGCCTGCGTTACCTTAAAAATTTAGAGTTTGGTTTAGTGCGCGAAGTAGGTACCGAACGGGCTATTTTACACCGCAACGCCCCTCATATAGTACATGCTCAAAAAATGTTATTGCCAATTTACCGAAACGGCTCGCTGGGTAAACACACTACCTCCTTAGGACTTTGGCTTTACGATAAATTGGCGGGTGTAGTGCCTGCCGAACGCCGCTCTATGCTTACTGCTAACACTACTTTAGCAGCCGAGCCACTTTTACAAGCCCGCAATTTGTTGGGTGGCGGCCTTTATTATGAATACCAAACCGATGACGCTCGCCTAACTATTGAGGTATTAAAAACTGCTGCAAAACATAAGGCTGTTGTACTTAACTACCTGAAAGTTGAAAAATACCATTATTATCAGCAGCAAATTAATGGCTTAACAGCTACTTGCCAAATTACAGGTCAAACAGTTAACGTATCAGCCCATTGCGTGGTAAATGCCGGAGGTCCCTGGGCCGATAGGCTCCGGGCTTTAGACGGGGCATTAAGCAAAAAACAACTTCAGTTAACCAAAGGGGTGCATATAGTAGTGCCCCGGCACCGGCTGCCCTTACAACAAGCAATATATGCCGATACGCCCTATGCAGATGGCCGCATGTTTTTTGCCATTCCGCGCGGGAACACTGCTTATATAGGTACAACAGATACTAATTATGACGGAAGCCTTACCAACCCGCAGGTTACTCAGGCCGATATTGCCTATTTGATTGGCGCATTGCAAGCAGTTTTTCCGGATGCTCAACTTACACAGGCCGATATTGTTTCAAGCTGGGCCGGACTGCGCCCACTCATATACGAACAAGGCAAATCGCCCAGCGAACTATCGCGTAAAGATGAGATTTTTATCTCGCAAAATGGCCTTATTACTATTGCAGGCGGCAAACTTACCGGCTACCGTAAAATGGCCGAACGGGTTGTTGACAAAGTAATGATTCGGCTACACCGGCAACATCAGTGCGCCATACGGCTGTCGGGCACTAAAACGCTGCGCTTAAGTGGCTCGTTTAGCCGGCAAGCGCAAAATCTTAACGACCTTACCCAATACTATTTAGCCCACTATCAAGAAATTGCCGGCCTAACCGAAACAACTGTTAAAAGTTTAGTTGAAAAATACGGCGGTAATACACGTCATATCTTGCGAAGCCTTAAATGTGCAACCTTTCATCCGGAAAAACCTTTAAACGAGCGTATTTTGTTGTCTGAACTGCGCTATTGCGTATTGCGCGAAATGGTAACAACACCCGCCGATTTTTTAATCCGCCGAACAAGCCGCTTGTATTTTGAACGCGAAACTTGCCCTTACTTGTTGCCCTTGGTAATAAACGAGCTGGCAAGTATTTTGCAATATACTCCTGCACAAAAACAACAGGCATTAATGGCCTGGCAAAAACAATACGAGGCTGTCCTAAAATTTGACGACAAGGACGATACGGCAATAAATTTTGAAAAATTTGACTTAATGATAGAGTTGGAGAAATAA